Proteins found in one Quercus robur chromosome 2, dhQueRobu3.1, whole genome shotgun sequence genomic segment:
- the LOC126714553 gene encoding double-stranded RNA-binding protein 5 isoform X2 — MYKNQLQELAQRSCFNLPSYACFREGPDHAPRFKASVNFNGEIFESPSYCTTLRQAEHAAAEVALSVLSTRGPARSLTARVLDETGIYKNLLQETAHRAGLNLPVYTTIRSGPGHVPIFTCTVELAGMNFTGEPAKTKKQAEKNAAIAAWSALKKLPNMGAWTNKEAVTREEQDQAVVTRFLSNFRPKDDFKQARRRDQNQAKRRMVRSHRDFSCGSSSTSSNHQIQHQQWRLLDLLLDSASEGSSQIKNSFVSLLPPPPPRTASKILPPTSPRDTPSPYSSNRSIPVQVRGRSQIITPPLEEHKRDEEEWLGGKSDSSKKPIEKEGPSNSSSNFVYGASSIYRQFPMSNTGKVTSSMLDSTIQHEQSQIRTGPFGSAQDKAPTNAHMARTMYTGGFNPHRIAPAVQIRSVIPVCAAPPPMRPQQPSNSPTMKETTSSSTLIPSPSTSFGEEVSSASSKFNNKPQLSSTSTQLSSEFNKLQLL, encoded by the exons ATGTACAAGAATCAGCTGCAGGAACTTGCACAGAGAAGCTGTTTCAATCTGCCTTCTTATGCCTGCTTCAGAGAAGGACCTGATCATGCACCAAGATTCAAAGCTTCTGTGAATTTCAATGGTGAGATCTTTGAAAGCCCAAGCTATTGCACCACATTAAGACAGGCAGAGCATGCAGCTGCTGAAGTAGCTCTCAGTGTCCTGTCCACAAGAGGCCCTGCAAGGTCTCTCACTGCAAGAGTTCTT GATGAAACTGGAATATACAAGAACCTCCTTCAAGAAACTGCTCATAGAGCTGGACTGAACCTCCCTGTATATACCACAATAAGATCAGGTCCTGGCCATGTTCCAATTTTCACTTGTACTGTAGAGCTCGCAGGCATGAATTTCACTGGTGAGCCagccaagacaaagaaacaagcTGAGAAGAATGCTGCAATAGCAGCTTGGTCTGCCCtgaaaaaat TGCCAAACATGGGTGCATGGACAAATAAAGAGGCAGTCACTCGTGAAGAACAGGATCAGGCAGTTGTGACAAggtttctttcaaattttagacCAAAAGATGATTTCAAACAAGCAAGGAGGAGGGATCAGAACCAAGCAAAACGAAGAATGGTGAGGTCCCATAGAGACTTTAGTTGTggttcttcatccacatctagTAATCATCAAATACAGCATCAGCAGTGGAGGCTTTTGGATCTGTTACTTGACTCTGCTTCAGAAGGTTCATCACAAATTAAAAACTCCTTTGTGTCTCTTCTGCCTCCTCCCCCTCCTAGAACAGCTTCAAAGATCTTGCCACCAACTTCACCTAGAGACACTCCCTCTCCATACTCATCAAATAGGTCCATTCCAGTACAAGTCAGGGGCAGATCACAAATTATAACACCTCCATTGGAAGAGCATAAAAGAGATGAGGAAGAGTGGCTTGGTGGGAAATCAGATTCAAGCAAGAAGCCTATTGAAAAGGAAGGTCCAAGCAATTCAAGTTCAAATTTTGTCTATGGGGCTAGCTCAATATATAGGCAATTTCCTATGTCCAATACTGGGAAGGTGACCTCTTCAATGCTTGATAGCACCATTCAACATGAACAAAGCCAAATCAGAACTGGGCCTTTTGGTTCAGCTCAAGACAAGGCACCTACAAATGCCCACATGGCTAGAACCATGTACACTGGAGGGTTCAATCCTCACAGGATAGCCCCAGCAGTTCAAATCAGATCAGTGATCCCAGTGTGTGCAGCACCACCACCAATGAGACCCCAACAACCCTCAAACTCTCCAACAATGAAAGAAACTACTTCATCATCAACTTTAATTCCTTCTCCTTCTACTTCATTTGGAGAAGAGGTCTCATCAGCTAGCTCAAAGTTCAACAACAAGCCACAGTTATCCTCAACCTCAACTCAACTCAGTTCTGAGTTCAACAAGCTACAATTATTATGA
- the LOC126714553 gene encoding double-stranded RNA-binding protein 5 isoform X1 produces MADMYKNQLQELAQRSCFNLPSYACFREGPDHAPRFKASVNFNGEIFESPSYCTTLRQAEHAAAEVALSVLSTRGPARSLTARVLDETGIYKNLLQETAHRAGLNLPVYTTIRSGPGHVPIFTCTVELAGMNFTGEPAKTKKQAEKNAAIAAWSALKKLPNMGAWTNKEAVTREEQDQAVVTRFLSNFRPKDDFKQARRRDQNQAKRRMVRSHRDFSCGSSSTSSNHQIQHQQWRLLDLLLDSASEGSSQIKNSFVSLLPPPPPRTASKILPPTSPRDTPSPYSSNRSIPVQVRGRSQIITPPLEEHKRDEEEWLGGKSDSSKKPIEKEGPSNSSSNFVYGASSIYRQFPMSNTGKVTSSMLDSTIQHEQSQIRTGPFGSAQDKAPTNAHMARTMYTGGFNPHRIAPAVQIRSVIPVCAAPPPMRPQQPSNSPTMKETTSSSTLIPSPSTSFGEEVSSASSKFNNKPQLSSTSTQLSSEFNKLQLL; encoded by the exons ATGGCAGATATGTACAAGAATCAGCTGCAGGAACTTGCACAGAGAAGCTGTTTCAATCTGCCTTCTTATGCCTGCTTCAGAGAAGGACCTGATCATGCACCAAGATTCAAAGCTTCTGTGAATTTCAATGGTGAGATCTTTGAAAGCCCAAGCTATTGCACCACATTAAGACAGGCAGAGCATGCAGCTGCTGAAGTAGCTCTCAGTGTCCTGTCCACAAGAGGCCCTGCAAGGTCTCTCACTGCAAGAGTTCTT GATGAAACTGGAATATACAAGAACCTCCTTCAAGAAACTGCTCATAGAGCTGGACTGAACCTCCCTGTATATACCACAATAAGATCAGGTCCTGGCCATGTTCCAATTTTCACTTGTACTGTAGAGCTCGCAGGCATGAATTTCACTGGTGAGCCagccaagacaaagaaacaagcTGAGAAGAATGCTGCAATAGCAGCTTGGTCTGCCCtgaaaaaat TGCCAAACATGGGTGCATGGACAAATAAAGAGGCAGTCACTCGTGAAGAACAGGATCAGGCAGTTGTGACAAggtttctttcaaattttagacCAAAAGATGATTTCAAACAAGCAAGGAGGAGGGATCAGAACCAAGCAAAACGAAGAATGGTGAGGTCCCATAGAGACTTTAGTTGTggttcttcatccacatctagTAATCATCAAATACAGCATCAGCAGTGGAGGCTTTTGGATCTGTTACTTGACTCTGCTTCAGAAGGTTCATCACAAATTAAAAACTCCTTTGTGTCTCTTCTGCCTCCTCCCCCTCCTAGAACAGCTTCAAAGATCTTGCCACCAACTTCACCTAGAGACACTCCCTCTCCATACTCATCAAATAGGTCCATTCCAGTACAAGTCAGGGGCAGATCACAAATTATAACACCTCCATTGGAAGAGCATAAAAGAGATGAGGAAGAGTGGCTTGGTGGGAAATCAGATTCAAGCAAGAAGCCTATTGAAAAGGAAGGTCCAAGCAATTCAAGTTCAAATTTTGTCTATGGGGCTAGCTCAATATATAGGCAATTTCCTATGTCCAATACTGGGAAGGTGACCTCTTCAATGCTTGATAGCACCATTCAACATGAACAAAGCCAAATCAGAACTGGGCCTTTTGGTTCAGCTCAAGACAAGGCACCTACAAATGCCCACATGGCTAGAACCATGTACACTGGAGGGTTCAATCCTCACAGGATAGCCCCAGCAGTTCAAATCAGATCAGTGATCCCAGTGTGTGCAGCACCACCACCAATGAGACCCCAACAACCCTCAAACTCTCCAACAATGAAAGAAACTACTTCATCATCAACTTTAATTCCTTCTCCTTCTACTTCATTTGGAGAAGAGGTCTCATCAGCTAGCTCAAAGTTCAACAACAAGCCACAGTTATCCTCAACCTCAACTCAACTCAGTTCTGAGTTCAACAAGCTACAATTATTATGA